In Rahnella variigena, one DNA window encodes the following:
- the rplW gene encoding 50S ribosomal protein L23, producing MIREERLLKVLRAPHVSEKASTAMEKNNTIVLKVAKDATKAEIKAAVSKLFEVEVEDVNTLLVKGKVKRHGQRVGRRSDWKKAYVTLKEGQNLDFISGAE from the coding sequence ATGATTCGTGAAGAACGTCTGCTGAAAGTGCTGCGCGCGCCGCACGTTTCTGAAAAAGCGTCTACTGCGATGGAAAAGAACAACACCATCGTTCTCAAAGTTGCCAAAGACGCGACTAAAGCGGAAATCAAAGCTGCGGTTTCGAAACTGTTTGAAGTCGAAGTCGAAGATGTGAACACCTTGCTGGTTAAAGGCAAAGTTAAACGTCACGGTCAGCGTGTTGGTCGTCGTAGCGACTGGAAAAAAGCTTACGTAACCCTGAAAGAAGGCCAGAATCTGGACTTCATCAGCGGCGCTGAGTAA
- the rplP gene encoding 50S ribosomal protein L16, protein MLQPKRTKFRKVHKGRNRGLAQGTDVSFGTYGLKAVGRGRLTARQIEAARRAMTRAVKRQGKIWIRVFPDKPITEKPLEVRMGKGKGNVEYWVALIQPGKVLYEMDGVPEELAREAFQLAAAKLPIKTTFVTKTVM, encoded by the coding sequence ATGTTACAACCAAAGCGTACAAAATTCCGTAAGGTGCACAAGGGCCGCAACCGTGGTCTTGCGCAAGGTACGGATGTGAGCTTCGGCACTTACGGTCTGAAAGCTGTTGGCCGTGGTCGTCTGACTGCTCGTCAAATTGAAGCAGCACGTCGTGCGATGACCCGTGCAGTTAAGCGTCAAGGTAAGATTTGGATCCGAGTATTCCCGGACAAACCGATCACCGAGAAACCGCTCGAAGTTCGTATGGGTAAAGGTAAAGGCAACGTAGAGTATTGGGTTGCTTTGATCCAGCCTGGTAAAGTCCTGTACGAAATGGACGGTGTGCCTGAAGAGCTGGCTCGTGAAGCCTTCCAGCTGGCAGCAGCCAAACTGCCTATCAAAACCACCTTTGTAACTAAGACGGTGATGTAA
- the rplN gene encoding 50S ribosomal protein L14 — MIQEQTMLTVADNSGARRVMCIKVLGGSHRRYAGVGDIIKITIKEAIPRGKVKKGDVLKAVVVRTKKGVRRPDGSVIRFDGNACVILNNNSEQPIGTRIFGPVTRELRNEKFMKIISLAPEVL, encoded by the coding sequence ATGATCCAAGAACAGACTATGCTGACCGTGGCCGACAACTCCGGTGCACGTCGCGTAATGTGTATCAAGGTTCTAGGTGGCTCGCACCGTCGCTACGCAGGCGTCGGCGACATCATCAAAATTACCATCAAGGAAGCAATTCCTCGCGGTAAGGTGAAGAAAGGCGATGTGCTGAAGGCGGTAGTGGTGCGCACCAAGAAGGGTGTTCGTCGCCCGGACGGTTCTGTCATTCGCTTCGATGGTAATGCATGCGTTATTTTAAACAATAACAGCGAGCAGCCAATCGGCACGCGTATTTTTGGGCCGGTAACTCGTGAACTGCGTAATGAGAAGTTCATGAAAATTATCTCTCTGGCACCAGAAGTACTCTAA
- the rpsC gene encoding 30S ribosomal protein S3, translating into MGQKVHPNGIRLGIVKPWNSTWYANTKDFADNLDGDFKVRQFLTKELAKASVSRIVIERPAKSIRVTIHTARPGIVIGKKGEDVEKLRKVVADIAGVPAQINIAEVRKPELDAKLVADSITSQLERRVMFRRAMKRAVQNAMRLGAKGIKVEVSGRLGGAEIARTEWYREGRVPLHTLRADIDYNTSEAHTTYGVIGVKVWIFKGEILGGMAAVEQPEPAAQPKKQQRKGRK; encoded by the coding sequence ATGGGTCAGAAAGTACATCCTAATGGTATTCGACTGGGTATTGTCAAACCTTGGAACTCTACTTGGTATGCAAATACCAAAGATTTCGCTGACAACCTGGACGGCGACTTTAAAGTTCGTCAGTTCCTGACTAAGGAATTGGCGAAAGCTTCCGTTTCTCGCATCGTTATCGAGCGTCCAGCGAAGAGCATCCGTGTGACTATTCACACTGCTCGTCCTGGCATCGTTATCGGCAAGAAAGGTGAAGATGTCGAAAAACTGCGTAAGGTCGTAGCGGATATCGCTGGCGTTCCTGCGCAGATTAACATCGCCGAAGTCCGTAAACCGGAACTGGACGCAAAATTGGTTGCTGACAGCATCACTTCACAGCTGGAACGTCGTGTTATGTTCCGTCGTGCTATGAAGCGTGCTGTACAGAACGCAATGCGTCTTGGCGCTAAAGGTATCAAAGTTGAAGTAAGCGGCCGTCTTGGCGGTGCTGAAATCGCGCGTACCGAATGGTACCGTGAAGGTCGTGTTCCGTTGCATACTCTGCGTGCGGATATCGATTACAACACATCTGAAGCGCACACCACTTACGGTGTAATCGGCGTTAAGGTATGGATCTTCAAAGGTGAGATCCTGGGTGGTATGGCTGCAGTTGAACAACCGGAACCGGCTGCTCAACCTAAAAAGCAGCAGCGTAAAGGCCGCAAGTAA
- the rplB gene encoding 50S ribosomal protein L2 produces the protein MAIVKCKPTSPGRRHVVKVVNPELHKGKPYAPLLEKLSKSGGRNNNGRITTRHIGGGHKQHYRLVDFKRNKDGIAAVVERLEYDPNRSANIALVLYKDGERRYILAPKGLKVGDQIQSGVDAAIKTGNTLPMRNIPVGSTVHNVEMKPGKGGQMARSAGAYVQIVARDGSYVTLRLRSGEMRKVQIDCRATLGEVGNSEHMLRVLGKAGAARWRGIRPTVRGTAMNPVDHPHGGGEGRNFGKHPVTPWGVQTKGKKTRSNKRTDKFIVRRRSKK, from the coding sequence ATGGCAATTGTTAAATGTAAACCTACATCTCCGGGTCGTCGCCACGTTGTTAAAGTGGTTAACCCTGAGCTGCACAAGGGTAAACCTTATGCTCCGCTGCTTGAAAAACTGAGCAAAAGCGGTGGCCGTAACAACAATGGCCGTATCACCACCCGTCATATCGGTGGTGGCCACAAACAGCATTATCGTCTGGTTGACTTCAAACGCAACAAAGATGGTATCGCTGCAGTGGTTGAGCGTCTGGAGTACGATCCGAACCGTTCCGCGAACATCGCGCTGGTTCTGTACAAAGACGGCGAACGCCGTTACATCCTGGCGCCGAAAGGCCTGAAAGTGGGTGACCAGATCCAATCTGGCGTTGATGCTGCAATCAAGACAGGTAACACCCTGCCTATGCGCAACATCCCAGTAGGTTCAACGGTTCACAACGTAGAAATGAAACCAGGTAAAGGCGGCCAAATGGCTCGTTCTGCTGGTGCCTACGTTCAGATCGTTGCTCGTGACGGTTCCTACGTAACTCTGCGTCTGCGCTCTGGCGAAATGCGTAAAGTTCAGATCGATTGCCGCGCCACCTTAGGTGAAGTCGGTAACTCTGAACACATGCTTCGCGTTCTGGGTAAAGCAGGTGCTGCTCGTTGGCGTGGTATTCGTCCTACCGTTCGCGGTACTGCGATGAACCCAGTCGATCACCCACACGGTGGTGGTGAAGGTCGTAACTTTGGTAAGCACCCGGTAACTCCATGGGGCGTTCAAACCAAAGGTAAGAAGACCCGTAGCAACAAGCGTACTGATAAATTCATTGTACGTCGCCGTAGCAAAAAATAA
- the rpsH gene encoding 30S ribosomal protein S8 yields the protein MSMQDPIADMLTRIRNGQAANKVAVTMPSSKLKVAIANVLKEEGYIEEFKIEGDAKPELELVLKYFQGKAVVESIQRISRPGLRIYKKKDELPKVMAGMGIAVISTSKGVMTDRAARQAGLGGEIICYVA from the coding sequence ATGAGCATGCAAGATCCGATCGCGGATATGCTGACCCGTATCCGTAACGGTCAAGCCGCGAACAAAGTTGCGGTCACCATGCCTTCCTCCAAGCTGAAAGTGGCTATTGCCAACGTGCTGAAGGAAGAAGGCTATATTGAAGAATTTAAAATCGAAGGCGACGCCAAACCTGAACTGGAATTAGTACTGAAGTACTTCCAGGGCAAGGCAGTGGTAGAAAGCATTCAACGTATCAGCCGTCCAGGTCTGCGCATCTATAAGAAAAAAGATGAGCTGCCAAAAGTTATGGCCGGTATGGGTATCGCTGTTATTTCTACCTCTAAAGGTGTTATGACCGATCGTGCAGCTCGCCAGGCTGGTCTTGGTGGCGAGATTATCTGCTACGTAGCTTAA
- the rpmD gene encoding 50S ribosomal protein L30, protein MAKTIKVTQTRSSIGRLPKHKATLLGLGLRRIGHTVEREDTPAVRGMINLVSYMVKVEE, encoded by the coding sequence ATGGCAAAGACTATTAAAGTTACACAAACTCGCAGTTCCATTGGCCGTCTGCCGAAGCATAAAGCTACTCTGCTGGGCCTGGGTCTGCGTCGTATTGGTCACACCGTTGAGCGCGAGGATACTCCTGCTGTACGCGGTATGATCAACCTGGTTTCCTACATGGTTAAGGTTGAGGAGTAA
- the rpmC gene encoding 50S ribosomal protein L29, whose protein sequence is MKAQELREKSVEELNTELLNLLREQFNLRMQTASGQLQQTHLLKQVRRDVARVKTLLTEKAGA, encoded by the coding sequence ATGAAAGCACAAGAGCTGCGCGAAAAAAGCGTGGAAGAGCTGAACACTGAGTTGCTGAACCTTTTGCGTGAGCAGTTTAACCTGCGCATGCAAACGGCAAGCGGTCAGTTGCAGCAAACACACCTGTTGAAGCAAGTGCGTCGTGATGTTGCACGTGTGAAAACTTTACTGACTGAAAAGGCGGGTGCGTAA
- the secY gene encoding preprotein translocase subunit SecY, with translation MAKQPGLDFQSAKGGLGELKRRLLFVIGALIVFRIGSFIPIPGIDATVLAKLLEQQRGTIIEMFNMFSGGALSRASIFALGIMPYISASIIIQLLTVVHPALAEIKKEGEAGRRKISQYTRYGTLVLAVFQSIGIATGLPNMPGMQGLVLNPGFAFYFTAVVSLVTGTMFLMWLGEQITERGIGNGISIIIFAGIVAGLPPAIAHTIEQARQGDLHFLLLLLVAVLVFAVTFFVVFVERGQRRIVVNYAKRQQGRRVYAAQSTHLPLKVNMAGVIPAIFASSIILFPATIASWFGGGTGWNWLTTISLYLQPGQPLYVLLYATAIIFFCFFYTALVFNPRETADNLKKSGAFVPGIRPGEQTAKYIDKVMTRLTLIGAMYITFICLIPEFMRDAMKVPFYFGGTSLLIVVVVIMDFMAQVQTLMMSSQYESALKKANLKGYNR, from the coding sequence ATGGCTAAGCAACCGGGATTAGATTTTCAAAGTGCCAAGGGTGGACTAGGCGAACTGAAGCGCAGACTTTTGTTTGTTATCGGTGCGCTGATTGTTTTCCGTATCGGCTCTTTTATTCCGATCCCTGGTATTGATGCCACTGTACTTGCCAAATTGCTCGAGCAGCAAAGAGGTACCATCATTGAAATGTTTAACATGTTCTCTGGTGGTGCCCTTAGCCGTGCTTCAATCTTTGCTCTGGGGATCATGCCGTACATTTCGGCATCGATCATTATCCAGTTGTTAACGGTGGTTCATCCAGCGTTAGCAGAAATTAAGAAAGAAGGGGAGGCTGGCCGTCGTAAGATTAGTCAGTACACCCGTTACGGTACGCTGGTATTGGCAGTGTTTCAGTCGATCGGTATTGCTACCGGTCTACCGAACATGCCTGGTATGCAGGGCCTGGTGTTAAATCCAGGCTTTGCGTTCTACTTTACCGCAGTTGTGAGCTTAGTGACTGGGACAATGTTCCTGATGTGGCTGGGTGAGCAGATTACTGAACGAGGTATCGGTAACGGTATTTCAATCATAATTTTTGCTGGTATCGTAGCGGGTCTTCCGCCGGCGATTGCACATACTATTGAACAAGCTCGGCAAGGCGACCTGCACTTCCTCCTGTTGCTGTTGGTTGCAGTTTTAGTGTTTGCAGTGACTTTCTTTGTGGTGTTTGTTGAACGTGGTCAACGTCGTATCGTCGTTAACTATGCTAAACGCCAACAAGGTCGTCGTGTCTATGCAGCACAGAGCACGCACTTACCGTTGAAAGTGAATATGGCCGGGGTTATCCCAGCAATCTTCGCTTCCAGCATTATTCTGTTCCCTGCCACGATTGCATCATGGTTTGGGGGCGGGACTGGTTGGAACTGGCTGACAACGATTTCGCTGTATTTGCAGCCTGGGCAACCGCTTTATGTGTTACTCTATGCGACTGCAATCATCTTCTTCTGTTTCTTTTATACTGCGTTGGTGTTCAACCCGCGTGAGACAGCAGATAACCTGAAGAAGTCCGGTGCATTTGTACCAGGAATTCGTCCGGGAGAGCAAACGGCGAAGTACATCGATAAAGTAATGACTCGTTTAACCTTAATCGGTGCGATGTATATTACTTTCATCTGCCTTATCCCGGAGTTCATGCGTGACGCGATGAAAGTTCCATTCTACTTTGGTGGTACTTCTCTACTGATCGTAGTCGTCGTTATCATGGACTTTATGGCTCAAGTGCAAACTCTGATGATGTCAAGTCAGTACGAGTCTGCATTGAAGAA
- the rplC gene encoding 50S ribosomal protein L3 produces MIGLVGKKVGMTRIFTEDGVSIPVTVIEIEANRVTQVKDLDNDGYRAVQVTTGSKKANRVTKPEAGHFAKAGVEAGRGLWEFRLAEGEEFTAGQNISVEIFADVKKVDVTGTSKGKGFAGTVKRWNFRTQDATHGNSLSHRVPGSIGQNQTPGKVFKGKKMAGQLGNERVTVQSLDVVRVDAERNLLLVKGAVPGATGGNLIVKPAVKA; encoded by the coding sequence ATGATTGGTTTAGTCGGTAAGAAAGTGGGTATGACTCGTATCTTCACTGAAGATGGCGTTTCTATCCCTGTAACCGTTATCGAAATTGAAGCAAACCGCGTTACTCAGGTCAAAGACCTGGACAACGACGGTTACCGCGCTGTGCAAGTTACTACTGGTAGCAAAAAAGCTAACCGTGTAACCAAACCAGAAGCGGGTCACTTCGCTAAAGCTGGCGTAGAAGCTGGCCGCGGTCTGTGGGAATTCCGCCTTGCAGAAGGTGAAGAGTTCACTGCAGGTCAGAACATTAGCGTTGAAATTTTCGCAGACGTTAAGAAAGTTGATGTTACCGGTACTTCTAAAGGTAAAGGTTTTGCTGGCACAGTTAAGCGCTGGAATTTCCGTACCCAAGACGCGACCCACGGTAACTCCTTGTCTCACCGTGTTCCGGGTTCTATCGGTCAGAACCAGACTCCGGGCAAAGTGTTCAAAGGCAAGAAAATGGCAGGCCAACTGGGTAACGAGCGTGTAACCGTTCAAAGCCTGGACGTAGTACGTGTTGACGCTGAGCGCAACCTGCTGCTGGTCAAGGGTGCTGTTCCGGGTGCAACCGGTGGCAACCTGATCGTTAAACCTGCTGTTAAGGCTTAA
- the rpsN gene encoding 30S ribosomal protein S14, which produces MAKQSMKAREVVRVKLADKYRAKREELKAIISGVNSSDEDRWDAVLKLQSLPRDSSPSRQRNRCRQTGRPHAFLRKFGLSRIKVREAAMRGEIPGLKKASW; this is translated from the coding sequence ATGGCTAAGCAATCCATGAAAGCACGCGAAGTCGTTCGCGTAAAACTGGCTGATAAATACCGCGCTAAACGCGAGGAATTGAAAGCTATTATCTCTGGTGTGAACTCATCCGACGAAGATCGTTGGGATGCAGTTCTTAAGCTGCAGTCTCTGCCGCGTGATTCCAGCCCGTCTCGTCAGCGTAACCGCTGCCGTCAAACTGGTCGTCCGCATGCTTTCCTGCGGAAGTTCGGGTTGAGCCGTATTAAGGTCCGTGAAGCCGCTATGCGCGGTGAAATTCCGGGTCTTAAGAAGGCTAGCTGGTAA
- the rplV gene encoding 50S ribosomal protein L22, with protein METIAKHRHARSSAQKVRLVADLIRGKKVSQALETLAYTNKKAAGLVKKVLESAIANAEHNDGADIDDLKVTKIFVDEGPSMKRIMPRAKGRADRILKRTSHITVVVSDR; from the coding sequence ATGGAAACTATCGCTAAACATCGCCACGCTCGTTCTTCTGCTCAGAAGGTTCGCCTTGTTGCTGACCTGATTCGCGGTAAGAAAGTGTCGCAAGCTCTGGAAACTCTGGCCTACACCAACAAGAAAGCTGCTGGTCTGGTTAAGAAGGTACTAGAGTCTGCCATTGCTAACGCAGAACACAACGATGGCGCTGACATCGATGATCTGAAAGTCACGAAGATTTTCGTAGACGAAGGCCCAAGCATGAAGCGCATTATGCCGCGTGCTAAAGGTCGTGCAGATCGCATTCTGAAGCGCACCAGCCACATTACTGTGGTTGTGTCCGATCGCTGA
- the rplD gene encoding 50S ribosomal protein L4, which translates to MELVVKDAQSALTVSETTFGRDFNEALVHQVVVAYAAGARQGTRAQKTRAEVTGSGKKPWRQKGTGRARSGSVKSPIWRSGGVTFAAKPQDHSQKVNKKMYRGALKSILSELVRQDRLIVVETFSVEAPKTKLLAQKLKDMALEDVLIVTGEVDENLFLAARNLYKVDVRDVAGIDPVSLIAFDKVVMTADAVKQVEEMLA; encoded by the coding sequence ATGGAATTAGTAGTGAAAGACGCGCAGAGCGCGCTGACTGTTTCCGAAACTACCTTCGGGCGTGATTTCAATGAAGCGCTGGTACACCAGGTCGTTGTTGCTTATGCAGCAGGTGCCCGTCAAGGTACTCGCGCTCAGAAGACCCGTGCTGAAGTAACCGGTTCCGGTAAAAAACCTTGGCGTCAGAAAGGTACTGGCCGTGCGCGTTCAGGTTCTGTAAAGAGCCCGATCTGGCGTTCCGGTGGTGTAACCTTCGCTGCAAAGCCACAGGACCACAGTCAAAAAGTAAATAAAAAGATGTACCGCGGCGCGCTGAAAAGCATCCTGTCCGAACTGGTACGTCAAGATCGTTTGATCGTTGTCGAGACGTTCTCTGTAGAAGCGCCTAAAACTAAGCTGCTGGCACAGAAACTGAAAGACATGGCTCTGGAAGACGTGCTGATTGTAACTGGCGAAGTCGACGAGAATCTGTTCCTGGCCGCACGTAACCTGTACAAGGTTGACGTTCGTGATGTAGCAGGTATCGATCCAGTAAGCCTGATCGCCTTCGACAAAGTAGTTATGACTGCTGACGCTGTGAAGCAAGTTGAGGAGATGCTGGCATGA
- the rplR gene encoding 50S ribosomal protein L18, with translation MDKKSARIRRATRARRKLKELGATRLVVHRTPRHIYAQVIAPNGSEVIVAASTVEKTITEQLKYTGNKDAATAVGKAIAERALEKGITKVSFDRSGFQYHGRVQALADAAREAGLQF, from the coding sequence ATGGATAAGAAATCTGCTCGTATCCGTCGTGCGACCCGCGCACGCCGCAAGCTCAAAGAATTGGGTGCGACTCGTCTGGTGGTACATCGTACCCCGCGTCATATTTACGCACAGGTCATCGCACCAAACGGTTCTGAAGTAATAGTTGCTGCATCTACTGTAGAAAAAACTATCACTGAGCAACTGAAGTATACCGGCAACAAAGATGCTGCCACTGCTGTAGGTAAAGCTATCGCAGAACGCGCATTGGAAAAAGGGATCACGAAAGTATCCTTTGACCGTTCCGGTTTCCAATATCATGGTCGAGTCCAGGCACTGGCAGATGCTGCCCGTGAAGCTGGCCTTCAGTTCTAA
- the rplF gene encoding 50S ribosomal protein L6, producing MSRVAKAPVVIPAGVEVKLNGQVISIKGKNGELSRTIHDAVVVKQEENALTFAPREGAADGWAQAGTTRALLNSMVVGVTDGFTKKLQLVGVGYRAAVKGNVVNLALGFSHPVDHQLPEGITAECPTQTEIVLKGADKQVIGQVAADLRAYRRPEPYKGKGVRYADEVVRTKEAKKK from the coding sequence ATGTCTCGTGTTGCAAAAGCACCCGTCGTCATTCCTGCCGGCGTAGAGGTAAAACTCAACGGTCAGGTTATTTCGATTAAGGGTAAAAACGGCGAGCTGTCACGTACTATCCATGACGCTGTTGTAGTTAAGCAGGAAGAAAATGCACTGACTTTCGCTCCACGCGAAGGCGCTGCAGACGGTTGGGCCCAAGCGGGTACCACTCGTGCACTGTTGAACTCTATGGTTGTAGGTGTTACCGACGGCTTCACTAAAAAGCTTCAACTGGTAGGTGTTGGTTATCGTGCTGCTGTTAAAGGCAACGTGGTGAATTTAGCCTTAGGCTTCTCTCACCCGGTCGATCACCAACTGCCGGAAGGCATTACTGCAGAATGTCCGACCCAAACCGAAATCGTGCTGAAAGGCGCTGATAAACAGGTTATCGGTCAGGTTGCTGCGGATTTACGTGCCTACCGTCGTCCTGAGCCTTATAAAGGCAAGGGTGTCCGTTACGCCGACGAAGTCGTGCGTACCAAAGAGGCTAAGAAGAAGTAA
- the rplE gene encoding 50S ribosomal protein L5 has translation MAKLHDYYKDDVVKKLMAEFGYNSVMQVPRVEKITLNMGVGEAIADKKLLDNAAADLAAISGQKPLITKARKSVAGFKIRQGYPIGCKVTLRGERMWEFFERLVSIAVPRIRDFRGLSAKSFDGRGNYSMGVREQIIFPEIDYDKVDRVRGLDITITTTAKSDDEGRALLTAFNFPFRK, from the coding sequence ATGGCGAAACTGCATGATTACTACAAAGACGATGTCGTAAAAAAACTCATGGCTGAGTTTGGTTACAATTCTGTCATGCAAGTCCCTCGGGTCGAGAAGATCACCCTGAACATGGGTGTTGGTGAAGCGATCGCTGACAAGAAACTGCTGGATAACGCAGCAGCTGACCTGGCAGCAATCTCCGGTCAAAAACCGCTGATCACCAAAGCACGCAAATCAGTTGCAGGCTTCAAAATCCGTCAGGGCTATCCGATCGGCTGTAAAGTAACCCTCCGCGGCGAACGCATGTGGGAGTTCTTTGAGCGTCTGGTCTCCATTGCTGTACCACGTATTCGTGACTTCCGCGGCTTGTCTGCTAAGTCTTTCGATGGTCGTGGTAACTACAGCATGGGCGTGCGTGAACAGATCATCTTCCCGGAAATCGATTATGATAAAGTCGATCGCGTTCGTGGTTTAGATATTACTATCACCACTACTGCGAAATCCGATGATGAAGGCCGTGCGTTGCTGACAGCCTTTAACTTCCCGTTCCGCAAGTAA
- the rplO gene encoding 50S ribosomal protein L15, translated as MRLNTLSPADGAKQAPRRVGRGIGSGLGKTGGRGHKGQNSRSGGGVRRGFEGGQMPLYRRLPKFGFTSRKAMITAEVRLSELALVEGDVIDLNALKAANVVGIQIEFAKVILSGEVGRAVTLRGLRVTKGARVAIEAAGGKIEE; from the coding sequence ATGCGTTTAAATACTCTGTCTCCGGCTGATGGTGCCAAACAAGCGCCAAGGCGTGTAGGTCGTGGTATTGGTTCTGGCCTGGGTAAAACCGGCGGTCGTGGTCACAAAGGTCAGAACTCACGTTCTGGTGGTGGCGTACGTCGTGGTTTTGAAGGTGGTCAGATGCCTTTATATCGTCGTTTGCCGAAATTCGGCTTCACCTCCCGCAAAGCTATGATCACGGCAGAAGTTCGTCTGTCTGAACTGGCTCTGGTGGAAGGCGACGTGATCGACCTGAACGCGCTGAAAGCCGCTAACGTAGTTGGTATCCAGATCGAGTTCGCGAAAGTAATCCTTTCTGGCGAAGTTGGTCGTGCGGTAACTCTGCGTGGTTTGCGTGTCACCAAAGGCGCTCGTGTTGCTATCGAAGCTGCTGGCGGTAAAATTGAGGAATAA
- the rpsS gene encoding 30S ribosomal protein S19, translating into MPRSLKKGPFIDLHLLKKVEKAVESGDKKPLRTWSRRSTIFPNMIGLTIAVHNGRQHVPVFVSDEMVGHKLGEFAPTRTYRGHAADKKAKKR; encoded by the coding sequence ATGCCACGTTCTCTCAAGAAAGGTCCTTTTATTGACCTGCACTTGCTGAAGAAGGTAGAGAAAGCGGTGGAAAGCGGTGACAAGAAGCCTTTGCGCACTTGGTCCCGTCGTTCAACGATCTTTCCTAACATGATCGGTTTGACCATCGCTGTCCATAATGGTCGTCAGCACGTACCAGTATTTGTTTCCGATGAAATGGTCGGTCACAAACTGGGTGAATTCGCGCCGACTCGTACTTATCGCGGCCATGCGGCTGATAAAAAAGCTAAAAAGCGCTAA
- the rpsQ gene encoding 30S ribosomal protein S17: protein MTDKIRTLQGRVISDKMEKSIVVAIERVVKHPIYGKFIKRTTKLHVHDENNECGIGDVVEISECRPLSKTKSWTLVRVVEKAIL, encoded by the coding sequence ATGACTGACAAGATCCGTACTCTGCAGGGTCGTGTAATCAGTGACAAAATGGAAAAATCCATTGTTGTTGCGATTGAACGCGTGGTGAAACACCCGATTTACGGTAAGTTCATCAAACGTACGACCAAATTGCACGTACATGACGAGAACAATGAATGTGGTATCGGCGACGTTGTGGAAATCAGCGAATGCCGTCCACTGTCTAAGACTAAGTCTTGGACCTTGGTTCGCGTTGTAGAGAAAGCGATTCTGTAA
- the rpsE gene encoding 30S ribosomal protein S5 yields the protein MAHIEKQAGELQEKLIAVNRVSKTVKGGRIFSFTALTVVGDGNGRVGFGYGKAREVPAAIQKAMEKARRNMMNVALNSGTLQHPVKGAHTGSRVFMQPASEGTGIIAGGAMRAVLEVAGVHNVLAKAYGSTNPINVVRATIDALANMKSPQMVAAKRGKSVEEILG from the coding sequence ATGGCTCACATCGAAAAACAAGCTGGCGAACTGCAGGAAAAGCTGATCGCGGTAAACCGCGTATCTAAAACCGTAAAAGGTGGCCGTATCTTCAGCTTTACCGCACTGACAGTAGTTGGTGATGGTAACGGTCGCGTTGGTTTTGGCTACGGCAAAGCACGCGAAGTTCCGGCAGCGATCCAGAAAGCGATGGAAAAAGCCCGTCGCAACATGATGAATGTCGCGCTGAATAGCGGCACCCTGCAGCATCCTGTTAAAGGTGCTCATACGGGTTCCCGTGTGTTCATGCAGCCGGCTTCCGAAGGTACCGGTATTATCGCCGGTGGTGCAATGCGCGCCGTCCTGGAAGTTGCAGGGGTTCATAACGTATTGGCTAAGGCTTATGGTTCCACCAACCCGATCAACGTGGTTCGTGCAACTATCGATGCTTTGGCAAATATGAAATCCCCACAAATGGTCGCTGCCAAGCGTGGTAAATCCGTTGAAGAAATTCTGGGGTAA
- the rplX gene encoding 50S ribosomal protein L24 gives MAAKIRRDDEVILLTGKDKGKRGKVKNVLSSGKVIVEGINLVKKHQKPVPALNQPGGIVEKEAAIPVSNVALFNTATGKADRVGFRFEDGKKVRFFKSNSETIK, from the coding sequence ATGGCAGCGAAAATCCGTCGCGATGACGAAGTTATCCTGCTTACCGGTAAAGATAAAGGTAAGCGCGGTAAAGTAAAAAATGTCCTGTCTTCTGGCAAGGTCATTGTTGAAGGTATCAACCTGGTTAAAAAACATCAGAAGCCTGTACCGGCCCTGAACCAACCAGGTGGCATCGTTGAAAAAGAAGCTGCAATTCCGGTTTCTAACGTTGCGCTCTTCAACACGGCTACTGGCAAGGCGGACCGTGTAGGCTTTAGATTCGAAGACGGCAAAAAAGTCCGTTTCTTCAAATCTAACAGCGAAACTATCAAGTAA